GGCtctttctgcagagcaggacCCCCTTCTTGTGGGAAATGGGCCCCCCCGGTGGGCTGAGGACCCACATATCGAGGAAGAGGAGCTCCCCTGTGGGGTGGGGCTCCCTTTTTCTGCTGAAACGGGAGCGGGGAGCCCCTTCcttggggaaaagggggttcagCTGaccttccccccccccttctccagGTGCTACGCTCGCCTGCACCCCCGTGCCGTCAACTGCCGCAAGAAGAAGTGCGGCCACACCAACAACCTGCGCCCCAAGAAGAAGGTCAAGTAGAGCGGGCTCGGCCCGCGCCCCCCAATAAAGCAGCGCAGAGCTCCTGCCccgctgggttttggggttttttttggggggttggaaTGGCCGCGGTTCCCGGGGCGGAGGGGGCggagggaggcggcggcggTGCCGGCGGGTGCCAGCAGGCGGCGGTGccggccccgctccgccccgcGGGCCGCGAGCACCGGGCATGGTGAGCGGGGAGGGACCGGGACGGCGCTCCGGATCCGCCTCGGGGTCGCCTGGATCGGGGGGAGGGTCCCGCTCCGGTTCGGCCACGCCTGgttgagggggtggggggggatgccgggtggggtgggggtggttGCTGGTCCCGGTCTCGATGCGGTTTGTACGCGTCTGGCTGGGGGAATCGCGGGTTTGATCCCGTTCGAGCGCGCCCGGCTGGGGGAGGGGTCCTGATCCGGTCCCTGCACGCGTGATGGGGCGGAGGGCGGGGGATCTCAATCCGGTTCGTGCACACCTGGCTGGATGGGTCCTAATCTGGTTCATTCACGCGTGGCTGGGTGGGTTCTAATCCTGTTTGATCACGCGTGGCCGGGTGGGTCCCAATCCAGTTCGATCACGCGTGGCCACCTGGGTTCTAATCCAGTTTGATCACGCGTGGATGGGGTGGGTCCTAATCCAGTTCGATCACGCATGGCCAAGTGGGTCCTAATCCGGTTCGATCACGTGTGGCTGGCTGGGTCCTAATCCGGTTTGATCACGCGTGGTCGAGTGGGTCCTAATCTGGATCATACACGCGTGGTCGAGTGGGTTCTAATCCAGTTCAATCACGCGTGGATGGGTTGGGTCCTAATCCAGTTCGATCACGCGTGGCCGGCTGGGTCCTAATCCGGTTCAATCACGCGTAACTGGAGTGGGTCCCAATCCATTTCGTtcccatggggctgggggatccCAATCCAGTTCACGCTGGCCTGGGCGCTGGGGTTCTTGGTGGGGAAGGAGGATCCCAGCgtgtgggcagggagggaagaggggtcCTGCTCCGTGACCAGGGGCTGAAAGGTCCTGATCCCAACCCGGTTTGTCCACACGtggctgggggggctcctggAGCGTGGGCAGGGGCTGGTGGGAGCGTCCCAGTCCAGATTGTGCGTGTGTGTTCCTGGTCTTGATGTGGTTTGTACAAACCTGGCTGGGGGGTTCCTGGTCCCGATCCGGTTCGGGCACATCTGGCTGGGTGGGTCCTGATCCCAGTCCCAATCCGGTTTGCACACACTTGGCTGGGGGTCCTGGTCTGGTTGTGCACACCTGGGcgaggggcaggggagggggctTCTGGTCCGGTTCTGCTCACACAGCAGATGAGGGGGGGTCCTGGTTTGTAAGTAGGGGGGGTCCTGGTCTGTTTTTTGTGTCCCTGTCCTAGGGGGATTCCTGGTGCGTgagcagaggggttgggggggagggggtcccGATCTGGTTTGTGCACAGGGCCAGGGGGTCCTGGGTAGGAAAACAGGGGCATTCCAGAGCCAAATAAACTGGGAGGGGGCAGTGCTGGTGCTGCCTGCGCTCCAGCTCGGGGCTCCCCCAGAACCAGAACGGAGTGGGGGACCCCTAAGCGATGCCAGCTCGTTagtgggagcagagctgccccaTATGCTGGTGTCACCGTCACCCCACGCCACCGAGCTCATTAGCAGGAGTAGAGCTGCCCCATATCCTGGTGTCACCGTCGCCCCATGCCACCAAGCTCGTTAGCgggagcagagctgccccaTATCCTGGTGTCACCGTCACCCCACGCCACCGAGCTCGTTAGCGGGAGTAGAGCTGCCCCATATGCCGGTGTCACCGTCACCCCACGCGGCTGCCGTCCCCTTCTCCCGCAGACGGGCGAGGCCGTGAAGGCGCTGCTGCAgcggctgcaggagctgcagggcgAGCGCGCCGAGGCGTACCGGCTCCTGGACGAGTGAGTACGGGCACCGCCGTGGGTGGGCAGGGGGGCGCGGGGGGTCCCCGACGAGGAACCGAATCCCCCATCCTGTTTCTTCTGCATCCCCTGGTGGGGGGAGCGGCGGGCATCGGGGTGGCTGATGAGCTCCAGCTGCCAGGGGACGACCGTGCTGGACACCTGGATTCGATTTTAGAATCCGACAGGCAGTGATGGACTTTGTGGGCCACGAGCTTGTGAAGCGGAAAGTCAAAAATTCCAAATACCCCCCTCCCTAAACCAAAAAGCTGGTCGTGTGCAAGGGTTGAAGCCTGGTCATGGGTCTGGGTAGGAAAACCCTCGTGGCGCTGCTTGCAGGGGGTGACAAAGAGGGTTTGGCTCTGAGATGCTGGGGTGTCACCGTCTCCGTGTCCCCTCTCGCCCCGTGCAGGGGTCACCAGACATACCTGAGCAGCGCTCCCCACTACGACTTCCCGCGCTACCGGCAGCGGGTGCACGAGGTGACAGAGACCTTCAACCGCGTCTCGGGCGAGGTGCTGCGCATCGCGGGGCGTCTGCGGGGAGAGCTCGCGCGCCCCGACCTGGCCCAGCACCTCGCTCGCCTCCAGGAGCGGGAGCAGGAGAAGTTGCAGCTGGTGAGGGACGGGGACGCTGCCctggggctggatttggggtgaGGGAGAGTCCCCCCACTGCCTCAGGCACGTCTGGGGCTGAATTTGGGGTGAGGGAGAGTCCCCCCACTGCCTCAGGCACGTctggggctggatttggggtgaGAGAGAGTCCCCCCACCGCCTCAGGCACATCTGGGGCTGAATTTGGGGTGAGGGAGAGTCCCCCCACTGCCTCAGGCATGTCTAGGGCTGAATTTGGGGTGAAGGAGAGTCCCCCCACCACCTCAGGCACGTCTGGGGATGATTTTGGGGTTGCAGGTCCCGCTACTGCcctgggacagggctggggctgctttattagggctggggaggggtccccctgctgccctggggatggttttggggttcaggggtttcactgctgctgcagggcacGTCTGGGGCTGaattgggggtgtggggggggtcCCACTACTGCCTTGGGGATGCTTTTGGGGGTCTCCCCACTGCCCAGGGAACAGCTAGGGCTGAATTTGGTGTTGCGGGTACCCccactgcccagggaagggctggggctgcttttggggtgttggttggggggggggtgctCCCAGTGTTGCTCAGGACAGGACTGGGGCTGCTGTTGGGGTTGGGGGTCCCACTATCGTTCTGGGGCTGCTTTTGGGGTTGAGGGGGTCTCCCTGCTACCCCAGGGCAAAGGGCTGGAGCTGAATTTGGGGTGTGGGGTCTTCCCGCTGCCTGGGGCGCGGCGGGGGCTGCattttttgggggtggggggtcccACCCTTGTGCCCCCCACAGACGGCGCAGCTCCAGCTGGCGCGGCAGCGGGCGCAGGACGAT
Above is a window of Phaenicophaeus curvirostris isolate KB17595 chromosome 28, BPBGC_Pcur_1.0, whole genome shotgun sequence DNA encoding:
- the REX1BD gene encoding required for excision 1-B domain-containing protein, coding for MTGEAVKALLQRLQELQGERAEAYRLLDEGHQTYLSSAPHYDFPRYRQRVHEVTETFNRVSGEVLRIAGRLRGELARPDLAQHLARLQEREQEKLQLTAQLQLARQRAQDDPDGDSPQQEVRELKHKLIKTIEAISEILQDLKYDSEEAE